AGTTGGACAGTATCTAATGAGCTTTTCATACTGTGCAAAAACCAAAGAGTcaaactaacacacacacacactatacacacatGCACTTATTTAAACCAATGCCAAgactttgttatttaaaataattgtgattaagAAGACAATCCCAAAGTAGAAGAGATTTGGGGTTCTAGGCCCAACTGAGTCAGTTCACTTTATCTTTTCTctcaagatttttatttctagagGAAATATTACTAGATATGCTTAGCAACTTTAATAATGCCTAAGGTTTTTTTCAGATCAAACATCATATCCAAGGACCTGAGCAGATGGCCTTGTTTAGCTTCTCCTAGGAGACCAGTTTGTTGGTCACCAggatttatcaaatgctttagATGGCAGGTATCCAGAAAATAGTCCTGTCTGAACACACACTGGCTAACTGTTCATCCAAATGTTACCTCCTTCTTTCTAGCTTTTTTTTGTCAGAAGTTAGAATTAAGTTCTACTCAGAGAATGTGGCCAGATGAACCAGTGCCCTCTCCAGGCCTGGTCTATAAGgccccttgttatggtttggatgtgaggtgtccctcaaaatctCACctgtgagacactgcaagaaatttcagaggaTTAGGTgatgagagtcttaactcaatcagtgaattgatcccctgataaggattaactgagtggtaactgaagtggtagggtgtgactggaggaggtgggaattggggcgtgactttggggtatatatttgtatctggcaagtggagtctctctctttctgctttctgatcaccatgtgagctgcttccctctgccacactcttccactatgaggttctgcttcacctcaagccctgaggaatggagctgaccttctatggactaaaacctctgaaaccatgagccctcaaataaatttttcctcctttaaaattgttctggtcagatcctttagttaCCACAGtgcaaaatctgactaaaataccCCTTTGTCCCTTCCACCGCAATCATAGCACTGTGGGCAGAAGATGTTAGAATTAGGAGATCTAAGAATCCCCCAGTAACCACCTGGAGCAGAGTTGCTCCTCATTCGCGAACACCTGCTTTGTACTTTACAAAACTTCTTCTATGCTAAGTGACTAAAATTGGAGTTTACCTGTTAGAGCAGCTACAATTACTATAATTTGCATGCTGTCTCTGCCCTAGCAATAGGGTACTTGGTAACTCTctgtggtggggggcagggatTGAACCTGTGAATCATCTTTTATTCATCTAAAGTGCCAAAACGCAGAGAagcaaattaaaatctcaaaagaaaatgatagCTTCATGATTTTCTCTTCTTGCAACCTTTTGGGTATAGtctaggttttgttgttgttgttgttctgtttggCTTGGTTTGTTTTCCCGCTCCCCCTTACATGACTAGAAAAAAACATTAAGTCTTAAAAACCTAAATTACAAAACCAGGGGAAATTTTCAGGGTCTTGAGTGACAGCAAAGGAGGGACTCCTCCATCTGCATGTCCCAAGGAGTCATCCACAGTGAAGGTAACATGGTCAAAGTTCCAGAACACTCAATACCTCTCTGCAGTCTTGCTCCTCACATGATGGGACAATATCAGAGTTCCTCTATGTCTGTTCACTCAGCCCTCAGCAATCACGTAGGAAAGTATGAAGGCAATGAATTGTTCTCAAATCACCCACCCCAACTGTCCATGAGATCCCCATCTCTCTGTATGGTGTCTCTTCTAAGGATATAACAGGCTTCTATGATTGGAATGTGTTCCCATAAGTTCATCTGTTGGAAACTTTGTTCCTAAATTCACATGTTAATAGTATTTGGAGGTTGGGCCTTTGGGAAATAATTAGAATTAAGTGATGCTGTGAGAGTGAGCATCCCATGTTGACATGAGTGGCtttgtaagaagaggaagagacctgaGTCAGCATACTTGCTCTGTCTTGCCATCCAGTGCTCTCTGCCATGCCATGATGCAGTACCTCACCATATTTGGCCCCCAATCTTAGgccccaacctccagaactgtaagaagtaattttatttcctttataatttatCCAGTCTCgtgtattttgttataataacaaaaaaatgaactGTGCACAGGCCTCTACTGATCTTAccatttcatcttattaaaaccTTGCTCAGGTATTTAGCAAGATGGAAGGGCTACTGAATCAAACATCTCATTGACAGTCTTAAACCTGTAGATAAATACAGGTTTAAGCACAGAGACTGTCTTCTTAATTACAATAATCTATTCTGGGTCCCTCattgctcaggaaactgaggctcaaagcaGTAAAGTGATCTGCAAAATAGTAGTGGACATGGGATAAGAACCCAGATCTCCTGTCCTTGGCTCATTACCTCTCCACTTCTCTTGTGGCACCTAGTGGCTGAGGAGCATATACAGGATCCCATGGAACAAGCCTCAAGGCTCTGATTCTCCTATGATAGAATTTTGGACATTACCAGAGAGGCAAAGCAGCCCTTCCCAGTGTATCCatataaaatcacatttgtttGTAAAATCAAACTTGGGCATAGACTCCAGTAGCAGAAGGAATATAGCCATGATCTGCCCAGTTCTCTCTGGGTCCTTGGCCATGAGGGAGCCCCAGTCCTACCTGGCTACTTTCCTTTCCTAGCTAGTATCCGAGCACCCTACATGAGCACACACCACCAATATTGGTGACTTGATTTCCTTTCATCACTAAATATTATTAAGGTTCCTACTGAGGCATTTGGGAGTCATGTGGTACTTATTTTTAGAATAGTAATGAAACCCTAAGGAATTCCTCTATGGGTAAGACTGTGCCCAACCTTGGAAAGCTCACCAGAATTACACACTGCAAGGAACACCAACAAGATTTTGCCCTGGGTACTTCATGAATATCAGACATTTACTGAGTAGTCATTGTGTGCAGACATGGCAGACATGGGTATAAATACTTAAGGAAGAGATCATCTAAGACATAGATTACAAATTTAAGTGGCTTGAGGGAGTCAAAGGGAGAGTAAAGGAGAGACTTTACAAAAATAAGtacatttattcaaaatatgccaaaatcaattattttttttaagttttaatctgTTGCTTTGGCACCCTATAGATACAGGCTATTATTCTCTGTCTTGGCAAATATTCCTTTTCAAACTCTTCTTTAGAACAGTTAAATGTGTCCGTTGTTTTCATGAGTGCTTTGGTTCACCTTTTTATTACTTGCCAGAGTGAATGGCAGTTACTCTTCCTCAGCTATTCCATGTTTGGGGACCAGCAGCTATTACTCAATTCTAGAACTATACCCAGATGGAGAAAGAGCCATCTGAGTATAGTCCTAGATGACCTGGAACTATATCCAGGGTGAGTTGGTTTATACTGTCCCATAGCAGGTATATCCTCCCATCTGCCAATTTAAGGCAGCAATAAAGTTCTAACACATAGCCATACTTTAACTGGTGCAGTAgctaaattaaaaccacagtggcACCAGGAAGTGCAGAGAGATATTTGTGTATAGTCCATCCCCAAGACCTGGGGCAGCTGTCTCCAGTGTACGCACCAAAAAGCATGAACAGAGACCATGCTGCCATGACACCCAGTGTTTTCTTGTCTGTTCCATGAGAATGCGAAGACTCTCAGAGCAATCTTAAGTGCACAACTCTCTAAAGAGCACAGACAAAACCTGGACTGAAAAACTTGTGACAAGTCTACGACCACTTACCAATAGCAAAAATATTCCATCTACAGGGTGAAGGAGCCATTCAGCAAACACTTAGCTGACACCTCAGGAAGCCATGGGGTCACTCCCCATCCTGTGCACCCTACACCCACATGCAATAATGATATAAGATGTCCCCCAAACAAATTACTCATGAGTTACATTTTCTGCCTTGATCATTTCTCCCTTAACACAAGCAAGTATAAAATGTGCTTTCACAATGCAATTGGCATGCCTTTTATTAAAGTTAAACTAGTGTCTCTCTATTGATGACATACATAACGAGTATCTCTTTTATccaagcagaaataaataaacctcataatatttcaccagaaaacatcaaaaatattaaTGAGCTCTATTAAGGTAAAAGAGCATGCTTTACTTAAACACATACCATGGTAAAGAGTAAGATAATAGGACCAGCAATAGAGTAGCATATACACCAATCTCATGATAATCAGCAAGTTTACAGTCTCCAATTAATTATTTCAGTGTGGTGCAGGCATTTCagtgtcaatttttttgttttgttttgtcgaGAGCAAGTGTTATCTAAATTAGATTTGTATCAGAGTCTTCCAGGAAGTCTACTTGTCCTTATGCCAGTTCACTGTCTGCCTGTTAATAAACTATCAAGAACTTTGCCAAGTGGCAGATTTCACATGTGCCGAGGCAAGTGTGCATCTTCATGGGTGTGACCATTTGCACAGGACAGTGGCTCCTGTGCTGGAGAAGTAGGCCTGCTGGGCTCTGCATGGCACTCTTTCTTCATACCCACTCAGATTTTTTGGTTCTTAGGTGGGGGGTGCTGCCAGAGGTGGCCAGTCGGTCAGGGCGCTGTAGCTGACTGCATGAGTAGTGCCCAGCTAGGTGGCTTCGAGAGGCTGAGGGCTGCTGCTCTGACTTAGCAGGGCCTTTGCTTCTTGGGTCCTGGGTGGCCTCTCTGTGGGGTCTGCCTCCAGGCTCTTTGTGGGCCATGATCAATCTTTCACTGGCTGAGGACATCACTTCGCTCCCGTCTTCATCTGGGGACTCCACCTGCCCCAATTTACCACTGGGGCTGTTGGCATCCTTCTCTCTGGTCCACACACCAGGGAGAGTGggctccccctcttcctcccacctGCCATCCTCATCCATCTCACTTGGCCTCTTCCCCAGGCTCTGAGAGGCCTCACATCCCTCAGTGTGGATAGGAGGAGAAGTCATGGCTCCACACTCCTTCCCGACAGGGAAGGAGTGTCCATTCCTGGGGCCTCGTTTCCTGCCCATCCTTCTCCGAACACTGCAGATCAGGTCAATGATGCTGAAGAGGAAGGAGAGCACACTGACTGCCCAAATGAAAAGCATCATAATGGATTTCTCTGTGGGCCGAGAAATGTAGCAGTCCACCACACTGGAGCAAGGAGAATGTGTGCAAGAGAATCTCTTAGGGACGAAGAATCCAAAGAGGAGGTAATGCAAGGCCCCGAAAGCTGCTTCCATCAGGGTCCGAAAAAAGAGGTGGATAATGTAGCCAGAGGAGAAATCTGGCACGCTCAGACTGCACCCCTCCCTGCAGAGCTGTGTGCAGTGCCTCTCCCCAGTGGTCAGGTCAGAGGGGTTATAGCTCGTGGCACCTCCATCTGACCGGCAGGCTCCATGGGCAGCAAGCTGGGCTCCTTGGTGGAGGACGTAGACGCTGAAAACCACATAAGGCAGAAGAACAGACACGCTCTGGATCAACCAGAACCGTAGATGGGACACAGGGGAGAAGATGTCATAGCAAACATTGGCACATCCTGGCTGCAGAGTATTACAAACAAATCTTTCCTGCTCATCCTGGTAGATGGGGTACCCTGCCAAGATGAGCACCACCATCCTCAACAGTATCATGAAGATAAGCCATATCTTTCCTGGAAAAGAGCAAGCAGGAGTGGTCTCATCAAAATGCAAACACATTTCCTCAAAAGCATAGTTTTTAAACACTGCATGGGGCTGAGACTGGAGAAtgataaatcaaaaaatatatatttagtcaGAGTAATGGTATCAGCTAGTTTGTTCATTTGATAAATGATTACTGAGCATTTAGAATGTACCAGACTTATTTGCACTTGAACTTATTTGTAAGATGCTTCCAAATGAGCAGATTTTTAAAGATCATTGtttactaaaaatgttttaatctgaCTCAAATTTTGGGGTATAACTCTTGGACTAAAAGGCCCAGAAAGAAAATTTGGCTAAACAAATCAATGATGTAAGTAAGATCTTATTCTTTTTAGGAGAATAAGCTTTTAAAGGATTTTAGCATATTCCTGTAACTGTATTGAGCAAATACAAGTTGCTAATTTCAGTGTCCTCCTTACTTATGATAATGGCTCACAAGTTCGCCATTCAATCAAAGGGCTTGTATTTAATGTTGCTCTGTGGTCCTTGAAATTGAATTTCTTTAAGAATCTCAATTTTTCAGTAACTCAGAATTACTTTCTCTCATTCCAGCTACTGTAAATTAAAATgaggcttttctttctttaatttagcaTGAATGAGTAGGACAAATGTAGGAACTCAAAATAACTTCATAACTGTACTTTTCATGATATGGGTCAACTATTTggaacatatttaaaacataaccTGGATAATTTGTTAATATTGTGTTTtgtgaagagataaagaaaacatcACCTGACATTAGAAAAGCAAAACTCTATTATAAATGAGGGCAGTTAAGGTCAAAGAATATTATCATCGGCTTTAACGTTTAGCAAcagattttcttgaaattttacaaaataatgaataaaaaaaaattagcaatgaCATGTCAGGCATGTATTAGCCCTTTTCTCAATCCCTTTGGCTATGACCCTCATACCTCTCTGAAAAGTTAACTCAATTGCATCAAATGCAGAAGTCTTTATTATGTCTTTTGTTTAAAGATTAACTAGGGAGCTGGGagcataactcagtggtacagtgcttgcctcccatgtgcaAGACCCTATTCCAGtgttacaaaaatgaaataaaataaaaatagctaaacTAAACTAGAACTGGAATTTCGTTTAAAATACACAAGAGAAATCACTAATCTTTACAATTAAGTTCCAAGGATAGAATCTAAAAAGATGAATGAGAAGGAAGCATAATCCGGGCATTACTTTCTCATTAGCTCTTACTGAACTGTTTCTTTTCCTAGCAGTGAAGGCAGAGAAGGGTTACATGAAAATACCCCTTCCACCTGCTTCAGTCTTCAGATTCAGCACCCACCTGTCAACAAGCAGAAACCCTGTGATAGAACAACGCTCTCACCCAACACTTCCCTCAATGATGGTGGAAACATGGAACAATTAGAGGAAAGCTGGCACCCACAGCTCCCTTAACTCTGGTGTTAACAGTGGCCTTTCTTGGGGGAGCAAACTGATAATTAGAATACACCCTGaccctttaaaaatgttcaatgtaaacatgaaaacaaaaaaagaacaggagTCTGGGGGTTTCCCAACACTCACCCACTATGGTCACGTTGCAGTTTAATGTAATGATGAGGAAGCCCAACAAGTCCAAGTTCTCCATGCTTCCAGAACACCACGGACTCAAAGCTGTTGGAGACGCGGAGGCTGGTGTTCTCcaaggaggaagaaaattcttGCAGGAATAAATGTATTTTAGCTACAAAGGTGAGAGTTGTAACTGTGAAAGGAAAGATTTGAGCCCAGGATAGGAAGCAAGTCTCTGACTCCCAGTTGAGACAGCCCTAAGCTGCTTGCCTCTGAGGCACAGCATTCCTGACAACTGCAGGGACCAAAACGGCTGGAGTCATCTCTTATTATGGCTATTCTTACCCTCTTAGGATATTCCAGGCCTGTGGCTGTACTCAGATGTCTCTACCAGGACAGCCAGACGCTTCGGGATATAATAGAAGCGCTACTTTTagccaagaaagaaaacttctgcTAACTACCCAAGCAAGTTTCTCTATTAAAAAGCCATTTCctccttgcaaatattttcacaaCTACTTCATTTGTGAAAGAAGCcctaaaatgttcattttgtcttttttatgaaGCATAATCCACCCATTCACACTCACATACAAGGATCTTGCCCTTATTCTGAATTCGATGCAGACTTAAATCTGCACCTCAGCTGTGTGTCCCTGTTGTGGATGTAGACTTTGACTCTGATCTTCTCTGGTTCCTTTCTGGATGGATGAGTGATAGAGGCATTTCACTGAAAGACTAAGGACCTGGTACAAAGCCCAGGGCAGCCTCCTACTCATTGAAGAAGCCACTATACATCTAGCTCATAGatatcctcatcagcatttatggGAAGCACAAATCAGTTGATGACATTGGTAGCACGTTGCATGTAGGGGGGTAACAACTGACATCAGTGGGATTCCAGTCTCTAATTGACCTGTAAAACCTCCATAGAGTACAtcttccttttgtatttcctggCCTTATCAAATTCTGGGGCTACTCCCATTGAATCTTCTTAATAAACATCATTAAATTTATAATAAGATATCACCAACTGAACTTGGTGACATCAATCACAGCTCCATCAGGATTCTATCAAGGCAATTACCTTTATATCTGAAATGAATCCATCCTGCAAGGTTGGGAATCTATCC
This genomic stretch from Sciurus carolinensis chromosome 12, mSciCar1.2, whole genome shotgun sequence harbors:
- the Gjd4 gene encoding gap junction delta-4 protein translates to MENLDLLGFLIITLNCNVTIVGKIWLIFMILLRMVVLILAGYPIYQDEQERFVCNTLQPGCANVCYDIFSPVSHLRFWLIQSVSVLLPYVVFSVYVLHQGAQLAAHGACRSDGGATSYNPSDLTTGERHCTQLCREGCSLSVPDFSSGYIIHLFFRTLMEAAFGALHYLLFGFFVPKRFSCTHSPCSSVVDCYISRPTEKSIMMLFIWAVSVLSFLFSIIDLICSVRRRMGRKRGPRNGHSFPVGKECGAMTSPPIHTEGCEASQSLGKRPSEMDEDGRWEEEGEPTLPGVWTREKDANSPSGKLGQVESPDEDGSEVMSSASERLIMAHKEPGGRPHREATQDPRSKGPAKSEQQPSASRSHLAGHYSCSQLQRPDRLATSGSTPHLRTKKSEWV